One genomic segment of Burkholderiaceae bacterium includes these proteins:
- the map gene encoding type I methionyl aminopeptidase, which yields MSITIKDEAGIAAMRTACRLAAEVLDQLTPLIRPGITTLDIDRWSAEFMAAQGTRSATVGYQPPGYPPYPGHVCTSVNHVVCHGMPTDKVLKKGDIVNVDVTVITPEGWFGDTSRMFEIGECSIAARRLCQLTYESMWLGIEQVRPGARLGDVGHAIQSFVEGHGLSVVREFCGHGIGQVFHDEPQVLHYGKPGTGVELVPGMTFTIEPMVNIGRREIKEMPDGWTIVTKDRSLSAQWEHTVLVTPTGYEVLTRSAGSPAVPEFVQGMAQAA from the coding sequence ATGAGCATCACCATCAAGGACGAGGCGGGCATCGCCGCCATGCGCACCGCCTGCCGCCTCGCGGCGGAGGTGCTGGACCAACTCACGCCGCTCATCCGCCCGGGCATCACCACGCTGGACATCGACCGCTGGTCGGCCGAGTTCATGGCCGCGCAGGGCACGCGCTCGGCCACCGTCGGCTACCAGCCGCCGGGCTACCCGCCCTACCCCGGCCACGTGTGCACCTCGGTCAACCACGTGGTGTGCCACGGCATGCCCACCGACAAGGTGCTGAAAAAGGGCGACATCGTCAACGTCGACGTCACCGTCATCACGCCCGAGGGCTGGTTCGGCGACACCAGCCGCATGTTCGAGATCGGCGAATGCTCGATCGCCGCCAGGCGCCTGTGCCAGCTCACCTACGAGTCGATGTGGCTGGGCATCGAGCAGGTGCGCCCCGGCGCGCGCCTGGGCGACGTGGGGCACGCCATCCAGAGCTTCGTCGAAGGCCACGGCCTGTCGGTGGTGCGCGAGTTCTGCGGCCACGGCATCGGCCAGGTGTTTCACGACGAGCCGCAGGTGCTGCACTACGGCAAGCCGGGCACGGGCGTGGAGCTGGTGCCGGGCATGACCTTCACCATCGAGCCCATGGTCAACATCGGCCGGCGCGAGATCAAGGAAATGCCCGACGGCTGGACCATCGTCACCAAGGACCGCTCGCTGTCGGCGCAGTGGGAGCACACGGTGCTGGTCACGCCCACCGGCTACGAGGTGCTGACGCGCTCGGCCGGAAGCCCCGCCGTGCCCGAGTTCGTGCAGGGCATGGCGCAAGCGGCCTGA
- the purL gene encoding phosphoribosylformylglycinamidine synthase, which translates to MTQPIHFFDGGNALSEFRAQGLLRRLQALEPSIDAVSARFVHVAGFDAAPTQATLQRLGELLAYGEPAAPALGEGASTWVVTPRLGTVSPWASKATDIARNCGLAVTRVERIVEYQIGLKRALIKRRQLSQEQQNAIAALLHDRMTESVLARRDEARQLFTALHPEPLAHVDVLQGGRAALQQANTDWGLALAGDEIDYLVAAFTRLGRNPTDVELMMFAQANSEHCRHKIFNADWRIDGVAQEQSLFGMIRHTHRQNPRHTVVAYSDNAAVMEGHTCEVFEAKSASGPGETSPSSYQKQSELRHVLMKVETHNHPTAISPFPGASTGAGGEIRDEGATGRGARPKAGLTGFTVSRLWDSTVGRPAHMASALQVMTEGPLGGAAFNNEFGRPNLLGYFREYELPVGEGDTAVLRGYHKPIMIAGGIGSIDARLTHKIAFAAGSLLIQLGGPGMKIGMGGGAASSLASGANAAQLDFDSVQRGNPEIERRAQEVITQCQALGEDNPILAIHDVGAGGLSNAFPELTHDAGRGARFDLRAVPLEESGLAPKEIWCNESQERYVLAIAPESLAQFEALCARERCPFAVVGVATEARQLVVADASAGAQDQPVDMPMDVLLGKPPKMQRDVQSVERAFTPLKLHDLSLQDAVIQVLSHPTVASKRFLITIGDRTVGGLTHRDPMVGPWQVPVADCAVTLADFQGFAGEAMSMGERTPLAALDAPASGRMAVAEAITNLAAAPIALERVKLSANWMAACGEPGEDAALYATVKAVGLELCPALGVSIPVGKDSLSMRTQWQDETGAARKVVSPVSLIVSAFASVADVRGTLTPQLDRDEADSSLILIDLGRGRNRLAGSVLAQTQGQSGCPVTDGVPDLADPQDLKALVAAVNELRAAGKILAYHDRSDGGLLATVAEMAFAGQVGVALNVDMLLQEGDGVHDSRMESGEGKEWTRQVSGRRDWLTLKALFAEELGVVLQVRTAERNAVMQVLRAHGLSRHSHVIGKTRPASSGMAKGKGQLSVWRDAKEVFSASLHDLQQVWDSVSWKIAQQRDNPACADAEHAAAGDPADPGLSVVLSEDLKRNMALAGSEYAKAAIHNVVIGGARPRVAILREQGVNSHVEMAYAFTEAGFEAFDVHMTDLQAGRVRLADFQGLVACGGFSYGDTLGAGIGWARSITFNAPLAEQFKAFFQRADTFALGVCNGCQMFAELADIIPGAGAWPRFTTNRSERFEARLSMVEVLDSPSLFFAGMAGSRLPIAVAHGEGYADFSQRGQASEVIAAMRFVDHHGQPTEQYPFNPNGSPGGLTAVTTADGRFTALMPHPERVFRNIQLSWTDQDPGAHSPWMQIWRNARRWIG; encoded by the coding sequence GTGACCCAGCCCATTCATTTTTTCGACGGCGGCAACGCCCTGAGCGAGTTTCGCGCCCAAGGCCTGCTGCGCCGCCTGCAGGCGCTCGAGCCCAGCATCGACGCGGTGAGCGCGCGCTTCGTGCACGTGGCGGGCTTCGATGCCGCGCCCACCCAGGCCACGCTGCAGCGCCTGGGCGAGCTGCTGGCCTACGGCGAGCCGGCCGCGCCCGCGCTGGGCGAAGGCGCCTCCACCTGGGTCGTCACGCCGCGCCTGGGCACGGTGTCGCCCTGGGCCTCCAAGGCCACCGACATCGCCCGCAACTGCGGCCTGGCGGTGACCCGCGTCGAGCGCATCGTCGAGTATCAAATCGGCCTCAAGCGGGCGCTGATCAAGCGCAGGCAGCTATCACAAGAGCAGCAAAATGCGATCGCCGCGCTGCTGCACGACCGCATGACCGAAAGCGTGCTGGCCCGCCGCGACGAGGCGCGCCAGCTCTTCACCGCGCTGCACCCCGAGCCGCTGGCGCACGTGGACGTGCTGCAGGGCGGCCGCGCGGCGCTGCAGCAGGCCAACACCGACTGGGGCCTGGCGCTGGCGGGCGACGAGATCGACTACCTGGTGGCCGCCTTCACCCGGCTGGGGCGCAACCCCACCGACGTCGAGCTGATGATGTTCGCGCAGGCCAACAGCGAGCACTGCCGCCACAAGATCTTCAACGCCGACTGGCGCATCGACGGCGTGGCGCAGGAGCAGAGCCTGTTCGGCATGATCCGCCACACGCACCGCCAGAACCCGCGGCATACGGTGGTGGCCTACAGCGACAACGCGGCGGTGATGGAGGGGCACACCTGCGAGGTGTTTGAAGCCAAATCGGCCTCTGGCCCCGGTGAAACAAGCCCGAGCAGCTATCAGAAGCAGAGTGAACTGCGCCACGTGCTGATGAAGGTGGAGACGCACAACCACCCCACGGCCATCAGCCCCTTCCCGGGCGCCAGCACCGGCGCGGGCGGCGAGATCCGCGACGAGGGCGCCACCGGGCGCGGCGCGCGGCCCAAGGCGGGGCTGACGGGCTTTACCGTGTCGCGGCTGTGGGACTCCACCGTGGGCAGGCCCGCCCACATGGCCAGCGCGCTGCAGGTCATGACCGAGGGGCCGCTGGGCGGCGCGGCCTTCAACAACGAGTTCGGGCGACCCAACCTGCTGGGCTACTTCCGCGAATACGAACTGCCGGTGGGCGAGGGCGATACGGCCGTGCTGCGCGGCTACCACAAGCCCATCATGATCGCCGGCGGCATCGGCAGCATCGACGCGCGCCTGACGCACAAGATCGCGTTTGCGGCCGGCAGCCTGCTGATCCAGCTGGGCGGGCCGGGCATGAAGATCGGCATGGGCGGCGGCGCGGCCTCGTCGCTGGCCAGCGGGGCCAACGCGGCGCAGCTGGACTTCGACTCGGTGCAACGCGGCAACCCCGAGATCGAGCGCCGCGCGCAGGAGGTCATCACCCAGTGCCAGGCGCTGGGCGAAGACAACCCCATCCTGGCGATCCACGACGTGGGCGCGGGCGGGCTGTCCAACGCCTTCCCGGAGCTGACCCATGATGCCGGCCGCGGCGCGCGCTTCGACCTGCGCGCCGTGCCGCTGGAGGAGTCGGGCCTGGCGCCCAAGGAAATCTGGTGCAACGAAAGCCAGGAGCGCTACGTGCTGGCGATCGCGCCCGAGTCGCTGGCGCAGTTCGAGGCCCTGTGCGCGCGCGAGCGCTGCCCGTTTGCGGTGGTGGGGGTGGCGACCGAGGCGCGCCAGCTGGTGGTGGCCGACGCATCGGCCGGCGCGCAGGACCAGCCGGTCGACATGCCCATGGACGTGCTGCTGGGCAAACCGCCCAAGATGCAGCGCGACGTGCAAAGCGTGGAGCGCGCCTTCACGCCCCTGAAGCTGCACGACCTGAGCCTGCAGGACGCCGTCATCCAGGTGCTCAGCCACCCCACCGTGGCCAGCAAGCGCTTTCTCATCACCATCGGCGATCGCACCGTGGGCGGCCTGACGCACCGCGACCCGATGGTGGGCCCCTGGCAGGTGCCGGTGGCCGACTGCGCGGTCACGCTGGCCGATTTTCAGGGCTTTGCCGGCGAGGCCATGAGCATGGGCGAGCGCACGCCGCTGGCCGCGCTCGATGCGCCTGCGTCGGGCCGCATGGCCGTGGCCGAGGCCATCACCAACTTGGCTGCAGCGCCGATCGCGCTGGAGCGCGTCAAGCTGTCGGCCAACTGGATGGCTGCCTGCGGCGAGCCGGGCGAGGACGCGGCGCTGTACGCCACGGTCAAGGCCGTGGGCCTGGAGCTGTGTCCGGCGCTGGGCGTGAGCATTCCGGTGGGCAAGGACAGCCTGTCGATGCGCACGCAGTGGCAGGATGAGACCGGCGCGGCGCGCAAGGTGGTCTCGCCCGTCAGCCTGATCGTGAGCGCCTTCGCCAGCGTGGCCGACGTGCGCGGCACGCTCACGCCGCAGCTCGACCGCGACGAGGCCGACAGCTCGCTCATCCTCATCGACCTGGGGCGCGGACGCAACCGCCTGGCCGGCAGCGTGCTGGCGCAGACGCAGGGCCAAAGCGGCTGCCCGGTGACGGACGGCGTGCCCGACCTGGCCGACCCGCAGGACCTGAAGGCCCTGGTGGCCGCCGTCAACGAGCTGCGCGCGGCCGGCAAAATCCTGGCCTACCACGACCGCAGCGACGGCGGCCTGCTGGCCACCGTGGCCGAGATGGCCTTTGCCGGCCAGGTGGGCGTGGCGCTGAACGTGGACATGCTGCTGCAGGAAGGCGACGGCGTGCACGACAGCCGCATGGAGTCGGGCGAGGGCAAGGAGTGGACCCGGCAGGTGAGCGGCCGGCGCGACTGGCTCACGCTCAAGGCCCTGTTTGCCGAGGAGCTGGGCGTGGTGCTGCAGGTGCGCACGGCCGAGCGCAACGCCGTCATGCAGGTGCTGCGCGCGCATGGCCTGTCGCGCCACAGCCACGTCATCGGCAAGACGCGGCCGGCCTCGTCCGGCATGGCCAAGGGCAAGGGGCAGCTCAGCGTGTGGCGCGACGCGAAGGAAGTGTTTTCGGCCAGCCTGCACGACCTGCAGCAGGTGTGGGACAGCGTGAGCTGGAAGATCGCCCAGCAGCGCGACAACCCCGCGTGCGCCGATGCCGAGCATGCCGCGGCGGGCGACCCGGCAGACCCCGGCCTGTCCGTCGTGCTGTCCGAAGATTTGAAGCGAAACATGGCTTTGGCCGGCTCCGAATATGCCAAGGCAGCTATCCATAATGTAGTGATTGGCGGTGCCCGCCCGCGCGTGGCCATCCTGCGCGAGCAGGGCGTCAACTCCCACGTCGAGATGGCCTACGCCTTCACCGAGGCGGGCTTCGAGGCCTTCGACGTGCACATGACCGACCTGCAAGCCGGGCGTGTGCGGCTGGCCGACTTCCAGGGCCTGGTGGCCTGCGGCGGCTTCAGCTACGGCGACACGCTGGGCGCGGGCATCGGCTGGGCGCGCTCGATCACCTTCAACGCGCCGCTGGCCGAGCAGTTCAAGGCGTTCTTCCAGCGCGCCGACACCTTTGCCCTGGGGGTGTGCAACGGCTGCCAGATGTTTGCCGAGCTGGCCGACATCATCCCCGGCGCTGGCGCCTGGCCGCGCTTCACCACCAACCGCAGCGAGCGCTTCGAGGCGCGGCTGTCGATGGTGGAGGTGCTGGATTCGCCTAGCCTGTTCTTCGCCGGCATGGCCGGCAGCCGCCTGCCCATCGCGGTGGCGCACGGCGAGGGCTACGCCGACTTCAGCCAGCGCGGCCAGGCCAGCGAGGTCATCGCGGCCATGCGCTTCGTCGACCACCACGGCCAGCCGACCGAGCAATACCCCTTCAACCCCAACGGCAGCCCCGGCGGCCTGACGGCGGTGACCACCGCCGACGGGCGCTTCACCGCGCTGATGCCGCACCCCGAGCGGGTGTTCCGCAACATCCAGCTGAGCTGGACCGACCAGGACCCGGGCGCGCACAGCCCCTGGATGCAGATCTGGCGCAACGCCCGGCGCTGGATCGGCTGA
- a CDS encoding amino acid ABC transporter permease gives MDYLLRILPPLLDGAGVTLGLFVLTLALSLPLGLALALARLSRLAALRGAVSGFIWLMRGTPLMLQLLFVYYALPFVPVVGVRLPDYPSAVVAFTLNYAAYFAEILRAGIQSIDRGQYEGAKALGMSHAQTMRRIVMPQVWRISLPPLANETITLVKDTSIIYVLALNDLLRAARGIVQRDFSITPFVVAAAFYLLTTLVLTWVFQRLERHHAEHDA, from the coding sequence ATGGACTACCTGCTGCGCATCCTGCCCCCGCTGCTGGACGGCGCGGGCGTGACGCTGGGCCTGTTCGTGCTCACCCTGGCGCTGTCGCTGCCGCTGGGCCTGGCGCTGGCATTGGCGCGCCTGTCGCGGCTGGCCGCCCTGCGCGGCGCGGTCAGCGGCTTCATCTGGCTGATGCGCGGCACGCCGCTGATGCTGCAGCTCTTGTTCGTCTACTACGCCCTGCCCTTCGTGCCGGTGGTCGGCGTGCGCCTGCCGGACTACCCCTCGGCCGTGGTGGCCTTCACGCTGAACTACGCGGCCTATTTCGCCGAAATCCTGCGCGCGGGCATCCAGTCGATCGACCGTGGGCAGTACGAGGGCGCCAAGGCCCTGGGCATGAGCCACGCGCAGACCATGCGCCGCATCGTCATGCCCCAGGTGTGGCGCATCAGCCTGCCGCCGCTGGCCAACGAGACCATCACCCTGGTCAAGGACACCTCGATCATCTACGTGCTGGCGCTCAACGACCTGCTGCGCGCCGCGCGCGGCATCGTGCAGCGCGACTTCAGCATCACGCCCTTCGTGGTCGCCGCGGCGTTCTACCTGCTGACAACGCTGGTGCTGACCTGGGTGTTCCAGCGGCTGGAGCGCCACCATGCCGAGCATGACGCCTGA
- a CDS encoding amino acid ABC transporter ATP-binding protein: MVKATDVHKHFGALHVLRGVSLTVARGEVVAVLGPSGSGKSTLLRCLNHLETIERGCIEIAGKTLAHPDATGLARYPSESEARRICQHTGMVFQHFNLFPHLTVLQNLIEAPMTVRKRARAEVVPLAEALLAQVGLADKRDAWPARLSGGQKQRVAIARALAMQPDILLFDEPTSALDPELTAEVLRTMRQLAEQRMTMLVVTHEMAFAREVAHRVVFMDQGRIVEDRPAADFFAAPRHERARAFLASLA; the protein is encoded by the coding sequence ATGGTCAAGGCCACCGACGTGCACAAGCACTTCGGCGCGCTGCACGTGCTACGCGGCGTGTCGCTGACGGTGGCGCGCGGCGAGGTGGTGGCCGTGCTGGGGCCCTCGGGCTCGGGCAAGTCCACCCTGCTGCGCTGCCTCAACCACCTGGAGACGATCGAGCGCGGGTGCATCGAAATTGCCGGCAAAACGCTCGCTCACCCCGATGCAACGGGCTTGGCTCGCTATCCTTCCGAGAGCGAGGCGCGCCGCATCTGCCAGCACACGGGCATGGTGTTCCAGCACTTCAACCTGTTTCCGCACCTGACGGTGCTGCAAAACCTGATCGAGGCGCCGATGACGGTGCGCAAGCGCGCGCGCGCCGAGGTGGTGCCGCTGGCCGAGGCGCTGCTGGCCCAGGTGGGCCTGGCCGACAAGCGCGACGCCTGGCCCGCCCGCCTGTCGGGCGGGCAGAAGCAGCGCGTGGCCATTGCGCGCGCGCTGGCCATGCAGCCGGACATCCTGCTGTTCGACGAGCCCACCAGCGCGCTCGACCCCGAGCTGACCGCCGAGGTGCTGCGCACCATGCGCCAGCTGGCCGAGCAGCGCATGACCATGCTGGTGGTGACGCACGAGATGGCCTTCGCGCGCGAGGTGGCGCACCGCGTGGTCTTCATGGACCAGGGGCGCATCGTCGAAGACCGGCCGGCCGCCGACTTTTTTGCCGCCCCGCGCCACGAGCGGGCGCGGGCCTTCCTGGCCAGTCTGGCGTAG
- a CDS encoding amino acid ABC transporter substrate-binding protein: MTSALSTSRRLVLALAASTALLAACGKTDAPAAPQAAAPAAALPAKIVIGLDDNFPPMGFRDDKNELVGFDVDLAREAAQRLGVQVEFKPIDWNAKEAELNGQRVDALWNGLTITEERKKNIAFTAPYMQNHQIVVVRADAPIKTKADLAGKTVGVQDGSSAVDAVAKDEATARSFKQLKKYGDNVTALMDLSTGRLDAVVLDEVVGRYYAAKKPGDYVVLEDDFGTEDYGVGLRQGDTELHARLEQALAAMKQDGSGARISDKWFGKNILK, translated from the coding sequence ATGACTTCTGCCTTGTCCACGTCCCGCCGCCTCGTGCTTGCCCTGGCCGCCTCCACCGCCCTGCTGGCCGCCTGCGGCAAGACCGACGCGCCGGCCGCCCCCCAGGCCGCGGCGCCGGCGGCGGCCCTGCCCGCCAAGATCGTCATCGGCCTGGACGACAACTTTCCGCCCATGGGCTTTCGCGACGACAAGAACGAGCTGGTCGGCTTCGACGTGGACCTGGCGCGCGAGGCCGCCCAGCGCCTGGGCGTGCAGGTCGAGTTCAAGCCCATCGACTGGAACGCCAAGGAGGCCGAGCTGAACGGCCAGCGCGTGGACGCGCTGTGGAACGGCCTGACCATCACCGAGGAGCGCAAGAAGAACATCGCGTTCACCGCGCCCTACATGCAGAACCATCAGATCGTGGTGGTGCGCGCCGATGCGCCCATCAAGACCAAGGCCGACCTGGCGGGCAAGACCGTGGGCGTGCAGGATGGCAGCAGCGCCGTCGACGCCGTCGCCAAGGACGAGGCCACGGCCAGGAGCTTCAAGCAGCTGAAGAAGTACGGCGACAACGTGACCGCCCTGATGGACCTGTCCACCGGCCGCCTGGACGCCGTGGTGCTGGACGAGGTGGTGGGCCGCTACTACGCCGCCAAGAAGCCGGGCGACTACGTGGTGCTGGAGGACGACTTCGGCACCGAGGACTACGGCGTGGGCCTGCGCCAGGGCGACACCGAGCTGCACGCCCGCCTGGAGCAGGCGCTGGCCGCCATGAAGCAGGACGGCAGCGGCGCGCGGATCTCGGACAAGTGGTTCGGCAAGAACATCCTGAAGTGA
- a CDS encoding [protein-PII] uridylyltransferase produces MSPGLAQPVAATVPPAAAAYRQHKQALLSRLQHVALSTRSVDGALRRLTALTDDVLRSLWQACGFDGACALLAVGGYGRAELFPYSDVDVLLLLPEGSDPARDAPLRERIESFIGQCWDAGLEIGASVRTVAESLQTAAADVTVQTALLEARRIAGSRTLFGQFEQRFAAELDALDFFVAKRLEMRQRHLKYEDTPYALEPNCKESPGGLRDLHLIGWAMRAAGIGQRWDDLARAGLATALEVRQLRRNEALLARVRMHLHLAAGRREDRLVFDLQGAVAASFGLADRAAPDGRLALRASELLMRRYYWAAKAVVQLNQILLQVIEERLRAERGEPAPAPRPLNARFLERAGLLEVADDALYTRQPHAILESFLLLERVPGVKGFSARTLRALYNARAIMDRRFRADPVNRQQFLALLQQPQGITRAFRLMNQTSVLGRTLWPFRRIVGQMQHDLFHVYTVDQHILMVLRNVRRFFIPEHAHEYPFCSQLAAGWDQPWLLYVAALFHDIAKGRGGDHSVLGAREVGRFARQHGIARADRELLEFLVREHLAMSQVAQQQDLGDPDVVAAFARRVGHERRLTALYLLTVADVRGTSPTVWSAWKGKLLEDLYRLTVRALGGRAPDRDTVVEARKRRALAELSRLAGRTVAPPPLWQTLDVAYFMRHDAGDIAWHAFEIAVQGQGASTTPRVRARRSPVGEGLQVLVHASLRDELFARICGYFDRADLSIQDAKIHGTRDGWALDTFQLVSDLLPEEAPALMARIEAELPAAVDSLRPLAPPRLGRVSRRVRSFPVAPHVELRPDEKAQHWLLAVSASDRTGLLYSIARVLAAHAISVELAKVTTLGERVEDVFLLRGEQLQQERTRVSIEQELLQALEPS; encoded by the coding sequence ATGTCGCCCGGACTCGCCCAGCCCGTGGCGGCAACGGTGCCGCCGGCGGCGGCCGCCTACCGCCAGCACAAGCAGGCGCTGCTGAGCCGGCTGCAGCACGTGGCCTTGTCCACCCGCAGCGTGGACGGCGCCCTGCGCCGCCTGACGGCCCTGACCGACGACGTCCTGCGCAGCCTGTGGCAGGCCTGCGGCTTCGATGGCGCCTGCGCGCTGCTGGCCGTAGGGGGCTACGGCCGCGCCGAGCTGTTTCCCTACTCCGACGTCGACGTGCTGCTGCTGCTGCCCGAAGGCAGCGACCCGGCCCGCGACGCGCCGCTGCGCGAGCGCATCGAGTCCTTCATCGGCCAGTGCTGGGACGCCGGCCTGGAGATCGGCGCCAGCGTGCGCACCGTGGCCGAGTCGCTGCAGACCGCCGCCGCCGACGTGACGGTGCAGACCGCCCTGCTGGAGGCGCGCCGCATCGCCGGCAGCCGCACGCTGTTCGGCCAGTTCGAGCAGCGCTTTGCCGCCGAGCTGGACGCGCTGGACTTCTTCGTCGCCAAGCGGCTGGAGATGCGCCAGCGCCACCTCAAGTACGAGGACACGCCCTACGCGCTGGAGCCCAACTGCAAGGAATCGCCCGGCGGCCTGCGCGACTTGCACCTCATCGGCTGGGCCATGCGCGCGGCCGGCATCGGCCAGCGCTGGGACGACCTGGCGCGCGCCGGCCTGGCCACCGCGCTGGAGGTGCGCCAACTGCGCCGCAACGAGGCCCTGTTGGCGCGCGTGCGCATGCACCTGCACCTGGCGGCCGGCCGGCGCGAGGACCGGCTGGTGTTCGACCTGCAGGGCGCCGTCGCCGCGTCCTTCGGCCTGGCCGACCGCGCCGCGCCCGACGGCCGCCTGGCCCTGCGCGCCAGCGAGCTGCTGATGCGCCGCTACTACTGGGCCGCCAAGGCGGTGGTGCAGCTCAACCAGATCCTGCTGCAGGTGATCGAGGAGCGCCTGCGCGCCGAGCGCGGCGAGCCCGCGCCCGCGCCGCGGCCGCTGAACGCGCGCTTTCTGGAGCGCGCCGGCCTGCTGGAGGTGGCCGACGACGCGCTCTACACGCGCCAGCCGCACGCCATCCTGGAGAGCTTTCTGCTGCTCGAGCGCGTGCCCGGCGTCAAGGGCTTTTCGGCCCGCACGCTGCGCGCGCTCTACAACGCGCGCGCCATCATGGACCGGCGCTTTCGCGCCGACCCGGTCAACCGCCAGCAGTTCCTGGCGCTGCTGCAGCAGCCGCAGGGCATCACGCGCGCCTTCCGGCTGATGAACCAGACCTCGGTGCTGGGCCGCACGCTGTGGCCGTTCCGGCGCATCGTCGGGCAGATGCAGCATGACCTGTTCCACGTCTACACGGTGGACCAGCACATCCTGATGGTGCTGCGCAACGTGCGGCGCTTCTTCATCCCCGAGCACGCGCACGAATACCCGTTCTGCTCGCAGCTGGCCGCCGGCTGGGACCAGCCCTGGCTGCTGTACGTGGCGGCGCTGTTCCACGACATCGCCAAGGGGCGCGGCGGCGACCACTCGGTGCTGGGCGCGCGCGAGGTGGGCCGCTTTGCCCGCCAGCACGGCATCGCCCGCGCCGACCGCGAGCTGCTGGAGTTCTTGGTGCGCGAGCACCTGGCCATGAGCCAGGTGGCGCAGCAGCAGGACCTGGGCGATCCGGACGTGGTGGCCGCCTTTGCCCGCCGCGTGGGCCACGAGCGGCGCCTGACCGCGCTGTACCTGCTGACGGTGGCCGACGTGCGCGGCACCAGCCCCACCGTGTGGAGCGCCTGGAAGGGCAAGCTGCTGGAAGACCTGTACCGCCTGACGGTGCGCGCGCTGGGCGGGCGCGCGCCCGACCGCGACACCGTGGTCGAGGCACGCAAGCGCCGAGCGCTGGCCGAGCTGTCGCGCCTGGCCGGCCGCACGGTGGCGCCGCCGCCGCTGTGGCAGACGCTGGACGTGGCCTACTTCATGCGCCACGACGCCGGCGACATCGCCTGGCACGCCTTCGAGATCGCCGTGCAGGGCCAGGGCGCCAGCACCACCCCGCGCGTGCGCGCGCGCCGCTCGCCGGTGGGCGAAGGCCTGCAGGTGCTGGTGCACGCCAGCCTGCGCGACGAGCTGTTCGCGCGCATCTGCGGCTACTTCGACCGCGCCGACCTGTCGATCCAGGACGCCAAGATTCACGGCACGCGCGACGGCTGGGCGCTGGACACCTTCCAGCTCGTCAGCGACCTGCTGCCCGAGGAAGCCCCCGCGCTGATGGCGCGCATCGAGGCCGAGCTGCCGGCCGCCGTCGACAGCCTGCGTCCGCTCGCGCCGCCCCGCCTGGGGCGCGTGTCGCGCCGCGTGCGCAGCTTTCCCGTGGCGCCCCACGTCGAGCTGCGCCCGGACGAAAAGGCGCAGCACTGGCTGCTGGCCGTGTCGGCCAGCGACCGCACCGGCCTGCTCTACAGCATCGCCCGCGTGCTGGCCGCGCACGCCATCAGCGTCGAGCTGGCCAAGGTGACGACCCTGGGCGAGCGGGTGGAAGACGTGTTCCTGCTGCGCGGCGAGCAGCTGCAGCAGGAGCGCACCCGCGTCAGCATCGAGCAGGAGCTGCTGCAGGCGCTGGAGCCGAGCTGA
- a CDS encoding adenylate/guanylate cyclase domain-containing protein → MGMHPTIVFVDLTGSSAAYEAFESEVVAGLVSRVTHWVSRVCEVHGGRTVKLLGDGVLLQFPSSIAALSAAIFLQQRYVGYLGEVPQGLRLGMKIGLASGSVVQLDADSYGDPVNLAARLCDMAGADTIWADESVFEWATAGRTEPPPPVVGEARVRVLSWLEVRRRHLGLMRIPGLNQPRSVFQVLWNADVAPDQLTRPGNLADMQAQKAPPTLKLSWLDQSKVFEAGPDRIRIGRTEENDLVISDQRVSRQHASIQWQDGAYVLTDLSSYGTTVRFADAAGPEVPLRRTSCLLHSSGEIALGAQFSDFSAPVLSFEVQRRRGAAAGDKNDTLPLFGAL, encoded by the coding sequence ATGGGCATGCACCCGACCATCGTTTTCGTGGATCTGACAGGCAGCTCGGCTGCCTACGAGGCTTTTGAGAGCGAGGTGGTCGCCGGCTTGGTCTCCCGCGTCACGCACTGGGTTTCGCGCGTGTGCGAGGTGCATGGCGGGCGCACCGTCAAGCTGCTGGGCGACGGCGTGCTGCTGCAGTTTCCCTCCAGCATCGCCGCGCTGAGCGCGGCCATCTTCCTGCAGCAGCGCTACGTGGGCTACCTGGGCGAGGTGCCCCAGGGCTTGCGCCTGGGCATGAAGATCGGACTGGCCAGCGGCTCCGTCGTGCAGCTCGACGCCGACAGCTACGGCGACCCGGTCAACCTGGCGGCGCGCCTGTGCGACATGGCGGGCGCCGACACCATCTGGGCCGACGAATCGGTGTTCGAGTGGGCCACTGCGGGTCGGACCGAGCCGCCACCGCCCGTGGTGGGCGAGGCGCGCGTGCGCGTGCTGTCCTGGCTGGAGGTGCGCCGCCGCCACCTGGGCCTGATGCGCATTCCCGGCCTGAACCAGCCGCGCTCGGTGTTCCAGGTGCTGTGGAACGCCGACGTGGCGCCCGACCAGCTGACCCGGCCCGGCAACCTGGCCGACATGCAGGCCCAGAAGGCACCACCCACCCTCAAGCTGAGCTGGCTGGACCAGAGCAAGGTGTTCGAAGCGGGCCCCGACAGAATCCGCATCGGCCGCACCGAGGAGAACGACCTGGTGATCAGCGACCAGCGGGTGTCGCGCCAGCACGCCAGCATCCAGTGGCAGGACGGTGCCTACGTGCTGACCGACCTGAGCAGCTACGGCACCACGGTGCGCTTTGCCGACGCCGCCGGCCCCGAGGTGCCCTTGCGGCGCACCTCCTGCCTGCTGCATTCGTCCGGCGAGATCGCCCTGGGTGCGCAGTTCAGCGATTTTTCGGCGCCCGTGCTCTCGTTCGAGGTGCAGCGCCGGCGCGGCGCGGCGGCGGGCGACAAGAACGACACCTTGCCGCTGTTCGGCGCGCTTTGA